Proteins from a single region of Thunnus albacares chromosome 14, fThuAlb1.1, whole genome shotgun sequence:
- the washc2c gene encoding WASH complex subunit 2 isoform X3, with product MSGLPDGMANGPSRSEHLGKDAQIWERPWSLEEMRQSSTNWSLAADSGLFLFLQDFSQKMLSKTHEIEKQLDSLIRDTKATDSCLHSVFNDFLMLSNTQFIENRVYDEEVEETIPKAEALEKQPEQEKTREQKEAELIPKMQEAVNYGLRVLESAFEHLDIKAGNSDSEDEEVTDRVEAILEPKDLYVDRPLPYLIGSQAFMEQDDVGLGDLSSDEMSVDSDRDSVIESEDGQEAVHSDDDFNQDDDGHNNIKKSSMLSYEDDEEEEDEDSDIFGDSDKDDDDDTKTTGPSSFADELAARIKGEPVNKPEGDRASLTSKKKSKGRKEPKPAKPEAAAEDDSDDMFKPPAMDDDDFSPFGGKSGLFSGGKGLFDDDDEGDLFSEAPKPPVSEEKKSLNESVKSTAQTAESGKPGKKIPAGAVSIFPDNSLFSSGNDSDSVESKENGAPATKTPATSKQVPGGGGLFDDEDDDDDFFSGKSLNKSDSAGQEKPKPKKAIDLFDEDDDDGDIFSEKYSAPTPAQIKKEVVEEQIKPPEKKMPAGAISMFGPGTKSLLTEGLKKRQPSTSEESEKSEENGPAPDMGKAAVKQTQKPQTRGLFSDDEDTQVFPTIPKSQSKPEPTSQGKMGKASLTLFDDEEEEDLFASAAKSKPKASQAKASTPQPSKALSSSLFSDDEDQWINSKSGAAKQETKTGGMKPSASAPSSLPSAKTSQKSSLFDDDDDDLFAPTKESSQKKPQRVALLFEDEDDDDDKGSLFGIKPAVNTNAAAPAAKKPAVDSQPPSLLEKSEEVAVSKRAAEDKTSEQEKPAVKTPETLPSSPESSESKKKPAGAVSLFGGIDVFASKQTKSPLDDADGDDGFLSKDSPPLNVKKEEKKEEKVKTNTVSLFDDEEEDESDWNDPIFTPSKPTTTNTLKPAEERPQAKSTGVFQDEELLFSQTQQKDNDPDVDLFATSGKATSSKISSVKPAAPSLFADDDEDDLFSSTKPKTLPPKVAEKPSIPNDRAPLASPEPVSEIQKPAPSPVKPKDPSSRIGKLQANLMINPAALLPGAAPSMPGAVSVLPGIAPSSSSGVSSSSLSPSPVTTPVGAQTDSEGGVSFDTPVQISPLQSAHKGRAKGAVQRRPQSRAARQQSAQRSMESKEETQVVDAPASSPSLSSLVLPPPDKSSQKHASPTPPNSTATTASSPPQPSLPEISTRPSVLTLPVSTNAGKKDSNKDSSNAKVLPSSDEDDLFGSDGLFGATSVTDTPSTRKTTKTAQHQASSGATSKKDKDKSTLPSIFDDNGDDLFQKVKPKSTTKKAKASSFLEDDDDDEDIFGVSNNSTPTSTSSKEIKSSSSFSKQDIFKDEVAAVPKVQKKNKEKPIDASLFDDNIDIFADLTDTLKPKQKSKTKGETKSIFDDDMDDIFSPSTVKPVTKAPPKSKKTPPSQETSATTDSGDIFDDPLNALGGN from the exons ATGAGTGGGTTGCCGGATGGAATGGCAAATGGCCCAAGCAGGAGTGAACACTTGGGGAAAGACGCTCAGATTTGGGAGAGACCCTGGAGTCTTGAAGAGATGCGGCAGAGCAGCACCAACTGGTCTTTGGCAGCAGACTCAGGG CTCTTCCTGTTCCTTCAAGACTTTTCCCAGAAGATGCTGTCAAAGACACATGAGATTGAAAAGCAGCTGGACAGTCTGATCCGTGACACCAAAGCCACAGACAGCTGCTTGCACTCTGTCTTTAATGACTTCCTCATGCTTTCCAACACACAGTTTATTGAAAAT AGAGTGTATGATGAAGAGGTAGAAGAGACTATTCCCAAGGCTGAAGCTTTGGAGAAGCAGCCTGAACAG GAGAAGACTCGCGAGCAGAAAGAGGCAGAGCTTATCCCCAAGATGCAGGAAGCAGTGAATTACGGTTTGAGAGTGCTTGAATCGGCCTTTGAGCACCTGGACATCAAAGCAGGAAACTCTGACTCAGAGGACGAGGAGGTCACAGACAGAGTGGAGGCAATCCTGGAGCCTAAG gaTCTTTATGTGGACAGGCCCCTTCCATATCTAATTGGTTCCCAAGCCTTCATGGAACAAGATGATGTTGGACTTGGTGACCTCTCTAGTGACG AAATGTCAGTAGACAGTGACAGAGACAGTGTAATCGAGAGCGAAGATGGCCAAGAAGCAGTT catTCAGACGACGACTTTAACCAGGATGATGACGGTCACAATAATATCAAGAAG TCATCCATGTTGAGttatgaggatgatgaagaagaggaggatgaggattcTGACATATTTGGAGATTCAGACaaggatgatgatgacgacaCAAAG ACCACAGGCCCGTCGTCTTTTGCTGACGAGCTTGCAGCCCGAATCAAAGGTGAACCGGTTAACAAGCCAGAGGGAGATCGAGCAT CATTGACATCTAAGAAGAAAAGTAAAGGCAGAAAAGAACCAAAGCCTGCAAAGCCAGAGG CAGCTGCTGAAGATGACAGCGATGACATGTTTAAGCCACCAGCGATGGATGATGACGACTTCTCCCCGTTTGGAGGGAAAAGTGGCCTCTTCAGTGGAGGGAAAGGCCTGTTTGATGACGATGATGAG GGTGATCTTTTCTCTGAGGCACCAAAACCTCCTGTGTCTGAAGAGAAAAAGTCTTTGAATGAAAGCGTGAAAAGCACAGCTCAAACTGCAG AATCTGGCAAACCTGGAAAGAAAATTCCAGCGGGTGCTGTTTCAATATTCCCAG ATAACAGCCTGTTTAGTTCAGGGAATGACTCTGATTCAGTGGAGAGCAAAGAAAACGGGGCTCCGGCTACCAAAACCCCTGCCACCTCTAAACAGGTCCCAGGAGGAGGTGGGCTgtttgatgatgaggatgatgatgatgacttctTCAGCGGTAAAAGCCTGAACAAGTCAGATTCTG ctgGACAGGAAAAACCCAAACCCAAGAAGGCTATTGACCTTTTCGATGAAGATGATGACGATGGTGACATATTCAGTGAAAAGTACAGTGCACCAACTCCAGCTCAGATCAAGAAGGAGGTAGTAGAAGAGCAGATCAAACCACCTGAGAAAAAG ATGCCAGCTGGGGCCATCTCCATGTTTGGTCCTGGGACTAAAAGCTTACTCACTGAGGGCCTGAAAAAACGTCAACCATCTACCAGCGAGGAGTCAGAGAAATCTGAGGAG AATGGGCCTGCTCCAGATATGGGGAAAGCTGCTGTCAAACAGACTCAGAAACCACAGACCAGAGGCCTCTTCTCTGATGATGAGGACACACAA GTGTTCCCAACCATCCCTAAGAGCCAGTCTAAGCCTGAACCTACAAGCCAGGGCAAAATGGGCAAAGCCTCTCTGACGTTATTtgatgatgaggaagaagag GATCTGTTTGCATCTGCAGCTAAATCAAAACCAAAAGCTAGTCAAGCTAAAGCCTCCACCCCGCAGCCTAGTAAGGCTCTGTCCAGCTCCCTCTTCAGCGATGATGAG GACCAGTGGATAAATTCCAAAAGTGGTGCAGCGAAGCAGGAGACCAAGACAGGGGGGATGAAGCCCAGTGCCAGCGCCCCCTCCAGTCTCCCCAGTGCCAAAACATCTCAAAAAAGCAGCCTTtttgatgatgacgatgatgaccTGTTTGCTCCAACAAAAGAGTCAAG TCAGAAGAAGCCTCAGAGAGTCGCTCTTTTGTTTGAAGATgaagacgatgatgatgataaaggATCCCTCTTTGGCATCAAACCTGCTGTCAACACAAACGCTGCAGCCCCAGCGGCTAAA AAACCTGCTGTGGATTCTCAGCCCCCCTCTCTCTTAGAGAAATCAGAAGAGGTTGCAGTTTCTAAGAGAGCAGCGGAGGATAAGACTTCAGAGCAGGAAAAACCAGCAGTAAAGACCCCCGAGACGCTCCCATCATCACCAGAGAGCAGCGAGAGTAAAAAGAAGCCTGCTGGAGCAGTCAGTCTTTTTGGAGGCATCGACGTTTTTGCCAGCAAGCAGACAAAAAGCCCGTTAGATGACGCTGACGGTGACGACGGCTTCCTCTCTAAGGACAGCCCACCACTGAATGttaagaaggaggagaagaaggaggagaaagtcaaaacaaacacagtcagTCTGTTTGATGACGAGGAGGAAGACGAATCAGATTGGAACGATCCCATATTTACGCCCAGTAAACCCACAACCACAAACACGCTAAAG cctgCAGAGGAGCGGCCGCAGGCAAAGAGCACAGGTGTGTTCCAGGATGAGGAGTTGTTGTTCAGTCAGACACAGCAGAAGGACAATGACCCAGACGTTGACCTCTTTGCCACCTCAGGGAAAGCTACA AGCTCCaagatcagctcagtgaagccagCAGCACCAAGTCTGTTTGCAGATGACGATGAGGATGACCTCTTCAGCTCCACCAAACCCAAAACGCTTCCTCCG AAAGTAGCAGAGAAGCCCAGTATACCTAATGACAGAGCACCACTAGCAAGTCCAGAACCTGTATCAGAGATTCAG AAGCCTGCACCAAGCCCTGTAAAACCTAAAGATCCCTCATCAAGGATTGGGAAACTTCAA GCCAATCTGATGATCAACCCTGCTGCATTGCTCCCTGGTGCTGCCCCGAGTATGCCAGGGGCAGTAAGTGTACTGCCTGGCATCGCTCCCAGCTCCTCTTCTGGGGTGTCCAGCTCCAGCCTGAGCCCCAGTCCCGTCACAACTCCTGTAGGAGCccagacagacagtgaaggTGGAGTGAGCTTCGACACCCCAGTCCAGATCTCACCATTGCAGAGTGCACACAAG GGTCGCGCTAAAGGTGCTGTACAACGAAGACCCCAATCCAGAGCGGCAAGGCAGCAATCAGCCCAAAGATCTATGGAGAGTAAAGAAGAGACTCAGGTTGTAGATGCCCCTGCATCCAGCCCCAGTCTTTCTAGTTTAGTCTTACCTCCACCAGACAAGTCTAGCCAGAAGCACGCCAGTCCGACACCACCTAACTCGACTGCAACCACCGCCTCGTCACCTCCTCAACCGTCACTTCCTGAAATCTCCACCAGACCCTCTGTACTGACACTGCCGGTATCCACAAACGCTGGCAAGAAAGACTCTAATAAGGACAGCAGCAACGCCAAGGTGCTGCCATCCTCTGACGAGGATGACCTTTTTGGCTCTGACGGTCTGTTCGGAGCCACCTCAGTCACGGACACACCCTCCACCAGGAAAACTACGAAGACCGCACAACATCAAGCCAGTAGCGGGGCGAcatcaaaaaaagacaaagataaaaGCACACTTCCATCCATTTTTGATGACAACGGTGATGACCTTTTCCAAAAGGTCAAGCCAAAGTCAACCACAAAGAAAGCCAAGGCCTCGTCCTTTTTGGAagacgacgacgatgatgagGACATCTTTGGCGTGAGCAACAACTCGACCCCCACATCCACGAGTAGTAAAGAAATCAAGAGTAGCAGTAGTTTTTCAAAGCAGGACATCTTCAAG GATGAAGTAGCAGCTGTGCCTAAAGTtcaaaagaagaacaaagaaaagcCAATTGATGCCAGCTTGTTTGATGACAACATAGACATTTTTGCTGACCTGACGGAcactttaaaaccaaaacagaagtCCAAGACAAAGGGAGAGACCAAGTCAATATTCGACGATGACATGG ATGACATCTTCTCACCAAGCACAGTAAAACCAGTGACAAAGGCTCCCCCAAAATCAAAGAAAACGCCACCATCCCAGGAGACCAGTGCAACAACGGATTCAGGCGACATATTTGACGACCCACTTAATGCTCTCGGTGGGAACTGA
- the washc2c gene encoding WASH complex subunit 2 isoform X1 — MSGLPDGMANGPSRSEHLGKDAQIWERPWSLEEMRQSSTNWSLAADSGLFLFLQDFSQKMLSKTHEIEKQLDSLIRDTKATDSCLHSVFNDFLMLSNTQFIENRVYDEEVEETIPKAEALEKQPEQEKTREQKEAELIPKMQEAVNYGLRVLESAFEHLDIKAGNSDSEDEEVTDRVEAILEPKDLYVDRPLPYLIGSQAFMEQDDVGLGDLSSDEMSVDSDRDSVIESEDGQEAVHSDDDFNQDDDGHNNIKKKSSMLSYEDDEEEEDEDSDIFGDSDKDDDDDTKTTGPSSFADELAARIKGEPVNKPEGDRASLTSKKKSKGRKEPKPAKPEAAAEDDSDDMFKPPAMDDDDFSPFGGKSGLFSGGKGLFDDDDEGDLFSEAPKPPVSEEKKSLNESVKSTAQTAESGKPGKKIPAGAVSIFPDNSLFSSGNDSDSVESKENGAPATKTPATSKQVPGGGGLFDDEDDDDDFFSGKSLNKSDSAGQEKPKPKKAIDLFDEDDDDGDIFSEKYSAPTPAQIKKEVVEEQIKPPEKKMPAGAISMFGPGTKSLLTEGLKKRQPSTSEESEKSEENGPAPDMGKAAVKQTQKPQTRGLFSDDEDTQVFPTIPKSQSKPEPTSQGKMGKASLTLFDDEEEEDLFASAAKSKPKASQAKASTPQPSKALSSSLFSDDEDQWINSKSGAAKQETKTGGMKPSASAPSSLPSAKTSQKSSLFDDDDDDLFAPTKESSQKKPQRVALLFEDEDDDDDKGSLFGIKPAVNTNAAAPAAKKPAVDSQPPSLLEKSEEVAVSKRAAEDKTSEQEKPAVKTPETLPSSPESSESKKKPAGAVSLFGGIDVFASKQTKSPLDDADGDDGFLSKDSPPLNVKKEEKKEEKVKTNTVSLFDDEEEDESDWNDPIFTPSKPTTTNTLKPAEERPQAKSTGVFQDEELLFSQTQQKDNDPDVDLFATSGKATSSKISSVKPAAPSLFADDDEDDLFSSTKPKTLPPKVAEKPSIPNDRAPLASPEPVSEIQKPAPSPVKPKDPSSRIGKLQANLMINPAALLPGAAPSMPGAVSVLPGIAPSSSSGVSSSSLSPSPVTTPVGAQTDSEGGVSFDTPVQISPLQSAHKGRAKGAVQRRPQSRAARQQSAQRSMESKEETQVVDAPASSPSLSSLVLPPPDKSSQKHASPTPPNSTATTASSPPQPSLPEISTRPSVLTLPVSTNAGKKDSNKDSSNAKVLPSSDEDDLFGSDGLFGATSVTDTPSTRKTTKTAQHQASSGATSKKDKDKSTLPSIFDDNGDDLFQKVKPKSTTKKAKASSFLEDDDDDEDIFGVSNNSTPTSTSSKEIKSSSSFSKQDIFKDEVAAVPKVQKKNKEKPIDASLFDDNIDIFADLTDTLKPKQKSKTKGETKSIFDDDMDDIFSPSTVKPVTKAPPKSKKTPPSQETSATTDSGDIFDDPLNALGGN, encoded by the exons ATGAGTGGGTTGCCGGATGGAATGGCAAATGGCCCAAGCAGGAGTGAACACTTGGGGAAAGACGCTCAGATTTGGGAGAGACCCTGGAGTCTTGAAGAGATGCGGCAGAGCAGCACCAACTGGTCTTTGGCAGCAGACTCAGGG CTCTTCCTGTTCCTTCAAGACTTTTCCCAGAAGATGCTGTCAAAGACACATGAGATTGAAAAGCAGCTGGACAGTCTGATCCGTGACACCAAAGCCACAGACAGCTGCTTGCACTCTGTCTTTAATGACTTCCTCATGCTTTCCAACACACAGTTTATTGAAAAT AGAGTGTATGATGAAGAGGTAGAAGAGACTATTCCCAAGGCTGAAGCTTTGGAGAAGCAGCCTGAACAG GAGAAGACTCGCGAGCAGAAAGAGGCAGAGCTTATCCCCAAGATGCAGGAAGCAGTGAATTACGGTTTGAGAGTGCTTGAATCGGCCTTTGAGCACCTGGACATCAAAGCAGGAAACTCTGACTCAGAGGACGAGGAGGTCACAGACAGAGTGGAGGCAATCCTGGAGCCTAAG gaTCTTTATGTGGACAGGCCCCTTCCATATCTAATTGGTTCCCAAGCCTTCATGGAACAAGATGATGTTGGACTTGGTGACCTCTCTAGTGACG AAATGTCAGTAGACAGTGACAGAGACAGTGTAATCGAGAGCGAAGATGGCCAAGAAGCAGTT catTCAGACGACGACTTTAACCAGGATGATGACGGTCACAATAATATCAAGAAG AAGTCATCCATGTTGAGttatgaggatgatgaagaagaggaggatgaggattcTGACATATTTGGAGATTCAGACaaggatgatgatgacgacaCAAAG ACCACAGGCCCGTCGTCTTTTGCTGACGAGCTTGCAGCCCGAATCAAAGGTGAACCGGTTAACAAGCCAGAGGGAGATCGAGCAT CATTGACATCTAAGAAGAAAAGTAAAGGCAGAAAAGAACCAAAGCCTGCAAAGCCAGAGG CAGCTGCTGAAGATGACAGCGATGACATGTTTAAGCCACCAGCGATGGATGATGACGACTTCTCCCCGTTTGGAGGGAAAAGTGGCCTCTTCAGTGGAGGGAAAGGCCTGTTTGATGACGATGATGAG GGTGATCTTTTCTCTGAGGCACCAAAACCTCCTGTGTCTGAAGAGAAAAAGTCTTTGAATGAAAGCGTGAAAAGCACAGCTCAAACTGCAG AATCTGGCAAACCTGGAAAGAAAATTCCAGCGGGTGCTGTTTCAATATTCCCAG ATAACAGCCTGTTTAGTTCAGGGAATGACTCTGATTCAGTGGAGAGCAAAGAAAACGGGGCTCCGGCTACCAAAACCCCTGCCACCTCTAAACAGGTCCCAGGAGGAGGTGGGCTgtttgatgatgaggatgatgatgatgacttctTCAGCGGTAAAAGCCTGAACAAGTCAGATTCTG ctgGACAGGAAAAACCCAAACCCAAGAAGGCTATTGACCTTTTCGATGAAGATGATGACGATGGTGACATATTCAGTGAAAAGTACAGTGCACCAACTCCAGCTCAGATCAAGAAGGAGGTAGTAGAAGAGCAGATCAAACCACCTGAGAAAAAG ATGCCAGCTGGGGCCATCTCCATGTTTGGTCCTGGGACTAAAAGCTTACTCACTGAGGGCCTGAAAAAACGTCAACCATCTACCAGCGAGGAGTCAGAGAAATCTGAGGAG AATGGGCCTGCTCCAGATATGGGGAAAGCTGCTGTCAAACAGACTCAGAAACCACAGACCAGAGGCCTCTTCTCTGATGATGAGGACACACAA GTGTTCCCAACCATCCCTAAGAGCCAGTCTAAGCCTGAACCTACAAGCCAGGGCAAAATGGGCAAAGCCTCTCTGACGTTATTtgatgatgaggaagaagag GATCTGTTTGCATCTGCAGCTAAATCAAAACCAAAAGCTAGTCAAGCTAAAGCCTCCACCCCGCAGCCTAGTAAGGCTCTGTCCAGCTCCCTCTTCAGCGATGATGAG GACCAGTGGATAAATTCCAAAAGTGGTGCAGCGAAGCAGGAGACCAAGACAGGGGGGATGAAGCCCAGTGCCAGCGCCCCCTCCAGTCTCCCCAGTGCCAAAACATCTCAAAAAAGCAGCCTTtttgatgatgacgatgatgaccTGTTTGCTCCAACAAAAGAGTCAAG TCAGAAGAAGCCTCAGAGAGTCGCTCTTTTGTTTGAAGATgaagacgatgatgatgataaaggATCCCTCTTTGGCATCAAACCTGCTGTCAACACAAACGCTGCAGCCCCAGCGGCTAAA AAACCTGCTGTGGATTCTCAGCCCCCCTCTCTCTTAGAGAAATCAGAAGAGGTTGCAGTTTCTAAGAGAGCAGCGGAGGATAAGACTTCAGAGCAGGAAAAACCAGCAGTAAAGACCCCCGAGACGCTCCCATCATCACCAGAGAGCAGCGAGAGTAAAAAGAAGCCTGCTGGAGCAGTCAGTCTTTTTGGAGGCATCGACGTTTTTGCCAGCAAGCAGACAAAAAGCCCGTTAGATGACGCTGACGGTGACGACGGCTTCCTCTCTAAGGACAGCCCACCACTGAATGttaagaaggaggagaagaaggaggagaaagtcaaaacaaacacagtcagTCTGTTTGATGACGAGGAGGAAGACGAATCAGATTGGAACGATCCCATATTTACGCCCAGTAAACCCACAACCACAAACACGCTAAAG cctgCAGAGGAGCGGCCGCAGGCAAAGAGCACAGGTGTGTTCCAGGATGAGGAGTTGTTGTTCAGTCAGACACAGCAGAAGGACAATGACCCAGACGTTGACCTCTTTGCCACCTCAGGGAAAGCTACA AGCTCCaagatcagctcagtgaagccagCAGCACCAAGTCTGTTTGCAGATGACGATGAGGATGACCTCTTCAGCTCCACCAAACCCAAAACGCTTCCTCCG AAAGTAGCAGAGAAGCCCAGTATACCTAATGACAGAGCACCACTAGCAAGTCCAGAACCTGTATCAGAGATTCAG AAGCCTGCACCAAGCCCTGTAAAACCTAAAGATCCCTCATCAAGGATTGGGAAACTTCAA GCCAATCTGATGATCAACCCTGCTGCATTGCTCCCTGGTGCTGCCCCGAGTATGCCAGGGGCAGTAAGTGTACTGCCTGGCATCGCTCCCAGCTCCTCTTCTGGGGTGTCCAGCTCCAGCCTGAGCCCCAGTCCCGTCACAACTCCTGTAGGAGCccagacagacagtgaaggTGGAGTGAGCTTCGACACCCCAGTCCAGATCTCACCATTGCAGAGTGCACACAAG GGTCGCGCTAAAGGTGCTGTACAACGAAGACCCCAATCCAGAGCGGCAAGGCAGCAATCAGCCCAAAGATCTATGGAGAGTAAAGAAGAGACTCAGGTTGTAGATGCCCCTGCATCCAGCCCCAGTCTTTCTAGTTTAGTCTTACCTCCACCAGACAAGTCTAGCCAGAAGCACGCCAGTCCGACACCACCTAACTCGACTGCAACCACCGCCTCGTCACCTCCTCAACCGTCACTTCCTGAAATCTCCACCAGACCCTCTGTACTGACACTGCCGGTATCCACAAACGCTGGCAAGAAAGACTCTAATAAGGACAGCAGCAACGCCAAGGTGCTGCCATCCTCTGACGAGGATGACCTTTTTGGCTCTGACGGTCTGTTCGGAGCCACCTCAGTCACGGACACACCCTCCACCAGGAAAACTACGAAGACCGCACAACATCAAGCCAGTAGCGGGGCGAcatcaaaaaaagacaaagataaaaGCACACTTCCATCCATTTTTGATGACAACGGTGATGACCTTTTCCAAAAGGTCAAGCCAAAGTCAACCACAAAGAAAGCCAAGGCCTCGTCCTTTTTGGAagacgacgacgatgatgagGACATCTTTGGCGTGAGCAACAACTCGACCCCCACATCCACGAGTAGTAAAGAAATCAAGAGTAGCAGTAGTTTTTCAAAGCAGGACATCTTCAAG GATGAAGTAGCAGCTGTGCCTAAAGTtcaaaagaagaacaaagaaaagcCAATTGATGCCAGCTTGTTTGATGACAACATAGACATTTTTGCTGACCTGACGGAcactttaaaaccaaaacagaagtCCAAGACAAAGGGAGAGACCAAGTCAATATTCGACGATGACATGG ATGACATCTTCTCACCAAGCACAGTAAAACCAGTGACAAAGGCTCCCCCAAAATCAAAGAAAACGCCACCATCCCAGGAGACCAGTGCAACAACGGATTCAGGCGACATATTTGACGACCCACTTAATGCTCTCGGTGGGAACTGA